The stretch of DNA ACGGCAATCCAGAGCGGGGCCCCTCTCGTTTCAGGCGCTGATGGTTTGCGAGTCGAGCCACCGCTCAACGTCGGCCCAGCGGGCCCGCAGATGGCGGCCGACCTTGATGAACGTGGGGCCACTGCCCCGGCTGGACCAGGCGTAGACGGTGGCCAGCGGCACGCCGCAGTAGTCAGCGACCTCCTGGGCGGTGGCGAGCTTGCGCCGCTGTACCGCGCTGACCTGCGGAAGGTTGACACGAGTCATGCGCGATCTTCCCTCGTCTCGTTTTCCGGATCGATACGAATTCGAGCCGCAGCATGAGTCTGCACCCGATGGATTGTCGAGTCAATACGCAAGCTGGTGGGGACTGGTGCGTTGTGAGAACGCGCGTCGTATGTCACTCTGTTGGGCATGACGGATGAGCAGGAAGTCCCGCCGACTGTCGGGAATGTGGTCGGTGAGAATCTGCGCCGCATCCGCTTGGCGCTGCGCCTGACTCAGGGCAAGGCGGCTGACCGGCTGGCGAGAGCGGGTCTCAACTGGAAGCGGACGCAGCTCTCTGACTTGGAGAGCGGCCGGCGGGAGAGTCTTGACGTCGGCAGCCTCTTCGTTCTTGCTGCAGCCTTCGAAGTTCAGATGCCCGCACTCTTTGAGGGTGATGGGGACGTCCTACTGACTCCGCGTGCCGATTTTCGCGAGTACGGAGCAACAGCCACCCGGGCGCAACTGCGCAGTTGGGTTGCCGAGGTCGAACCTGACACCGTGGGGACGGGGACCCAGACCGCCAAGGCGGCCCTTGACCACCTTCGCTGGCACGGGAGATCGATCCCCATTGCCGCCGATCAGGTTGTGGCCGAGAAGCTTGGCGTTGATGTTCAGCGCGTCGTCGAAGCGGCCGAGCAGATTTGGCACCGCGGTCTGACTGAGCAGCGCGATCTGCTGGTGGCCGAGCTGGGCGACCTTGATGTTGGCGAGCGTCAGGCCAAGCAGGGCCACATCACCAGGCAACTCACGGGCGTGCTCCTGAAGTGGATGGGCGCCGAGGGGGAGGCGGAGGATGGCTGACGTCTACGACCGGTGGCACCTCTCGCGGCCGAAGAAGGACGCGAAGCCCTGTACCGAGCACTCCAGCCGGACCCGCATGCTGGTTGCCAGCGCCGAGCACGGGGCGGGGAAGCGCTGGCAGGTCCGCTACCGCGACCACGACGGCAAGCAGTGCAAGGAGAACTTCGAGAAGCGCAGCCAGGCCGATGCGCGCGCCGCCGAGGTCGAGACAGATCT from Streptomyces sp. 846.5 encodes:
- a CDS encoding helix-turn-helix domain-containing protein translates to MTRVNLPQVSAVQRRKLATAQEVADYCGVPLATVYAWSSRGSGPTFIKVGRHLRARWADVERWLDSQTISA
- a CDS encoding helix-turn-helix domain-containing protein, whose product is MTDEQEVPPTVGNVVGENLRRIRLALRLTQGKAADRLARAGLNWKRTQLSDLESGRRESLDVGSLFVLAAAFEVQMPALFEGDGDVLLTPRADFREYGATATRAQLRSWVAEVEPDTVGTGTQTAKAALDHLRWHGRSIPIAADQVVAEKLGVDVQRVVEAAEQIWHRGLTEQRDLLVAELGDLDVGERQAKQGHITRQLTGVLLKWMGAEGEAEDG